In Neokomagataea tanensis, one genomic interval encodes:
- a CDS encoding lipid-binding SYLF domain-containing protein: MIRINISRGLLLASASLLLAACSSTQTTATEQQLTVDRATLAVQDLFSGTTPQSRSQQLLAEAKAVMICPSILNMSFGIGGSGGRCVLMTRDARGSWSDPAFYRLSTGSLGVQVGIQSSEMVFFVMSQHGIQALLDSQFKFDATASASFATIGTGAEASTAGARNTDIYAAQKNQGLYAGAALGGSKLTVDSGANRAYYNQTVGPEDIVITMRVNNTAADPLRRALMNIAQTPTSPTAHATTAVIQDTTLNDGSSAYNGALSSGRGIQSQSLAPVK, encoded by the coding sequence ATGATCCGTATTAACATCTCTCGCGGCCTTTTGCTGGCCAGTGCTTCACTTCTTCTCGCAGCATGCTCCAGCACACAAACAACAGCGACCGAACAACAACTTACCGTTGACCGCGCCACCCTCGCCGTACAGGACCTCTTTAGCGGAACCACCCCTCAGTCCCGCTCGCAGCAGCTTTTAGCTGAAGCAAAAGCCGTGATGATCTGCCCATCAATTCTCAACATGTCGTTTGGGATTGGCGGCTCAGGTGGACGCTGCGTTTTAATGACGCGCGATGCCCGCGGCTCTTGGTCGGACCCTGCTTTCTATCGCCTGAGCACCGGCTCTCTCGGGGTACAAGTCGGCATCCAAAGCTCCGAAATGGTATTCTTTGTGATGTCTCAGCACGGTATTCAGGCATTACTTGATAGCCAATTCAAGTTCGACGCTACGGCCTCCGCATCCTTCGCAACAATCGGCACAGGTGCAGAAGCCAGCACAGCAGGCGCACGCAATACGGATATTTACGCAGCTCAGAAAAATCAGGGGCTCTACGCAGGGGCCGCGCTAGGTGGCTCAAAGCTTACAGTCGATAGCGGCGCCAACCGAGCCTATTACAATCAAACCGTGGGGCCAGAAGATATTGTCATCACAATGCGCGTCAACAATACGGCAGCCGACCCTCTACGCCGCGCTCTCATGAACATTGCTCAAACACCGACCTCACCAACCGCGCACGCAACCACCGCCGTCATCCAAGATACGACCCTCAACGATGGAAGCAGCGCCTATAACGGCGCCCTCAGCAGTGGCCGCGGCATACAAAGCCAAAGCCTTGCACCCGTGAAGTAA
- a CDS encoding TonB-dependent receptor domain-containing protein: MSSSVTRQLLCASILASSALTVVPVYAASSHDVARHHHAKAKAAATSARTAPVATPVAAPVSVQPAPVAVSRRRPGAMRPAMIEASGADERVVVTGSALVSSRNSSANPVQIVSSKQIQQTGATTLNDFFSRLPSMGSSGTTNTATNGGGGVTCADLRNLGTKRVLVLIDGKRASMNGRNNCIDLNAIPIQQISSVEILKDGGSELYGADAVSGVINIKLRHDLNDANITVRGGITGQGDNQTGMISGYKGWNFDHGKGNLTLFGSYMTQGGVMQRDRSWASPVQLTNNPGGAAANTFGSGFSDIARVTGSGVNVGVAPDGTVLGRWNNSYRYNFGPRASLTNQLQSSNLSGDTHYEINHHFNVYSNVLYSHRTSSTFMAPNPFNGSIQPSTLPSVLSVPANDPRNTFGTNVGVIKRFTEFGDRRTEVASDTVTAKFGVNGDVAYGWKYDASYTYGANRTNTKTLNIGSYTNLLNAYGLRQVTPGSSASALAYDPSVCPSFGCSSPFKALSPEAVSYVNRNVSSDAAYFLRDWNLRFHNNSVVHMPWAHGGALGIAMGMERRGEQLSNKPDPLVQSGESMTNTVLPTSGGFHVTEGYLEGQLTLLHNAFLAKDLTIDGQGRISAYNTFGAAKIWKGSISWAPVSDIRFRGTLGTSFRQPNVNELYGGRSISYNTASDPCDMNRVNSYGAASAIVAANCARQGIDTKTFTQSGSAQVPTIGGGNTQLQPEEGRTYTFGTVITPRWIPGLSLSGEYWHYSISHMISALPTTYILNNCYDGSNTSLCSQVNRLSNGQISTVSAYAQNIGALRTSGVDFDFDYRHHITSNDIVSVSNNFQYLLNYKQQFVPGGAFSDYTGALLYNNGSGNPRVRDYTTLGWTHGAVSINYMLQFTGGMRWNDTSKWEPTTSGRYKTPMMIQQDLSASYRLNRWNFTGGIQNITNKKPPFVTSGSDNSVGAVYGGFYPGRYIFLQAGISL, encoded by the coding sequence ATGTCATCCTCTGTTACACGCCAGCTTCTGTGCGCATCTATTTTGGCCAGCAGCGCTCTGACTGTTGTGCCTGTTTATGCTGCGTCATCTCATGATGTAGCGCGCCATCATCACGCCAAGGCTAAGGCAGCGGCAACAAGTGCGCGGACTGCGCCTGTTGCTACACCTGTAGCGGCGCCTGTATCAGTACAGCCCGCTCCGGTAGCTGTGTCCCGCCGCCGGCCCGGTGCGATGCGTCCGGCTATGATTGAAGCGTCTGGCGCTGATGAGCGGGTCGTCGTAACAGGTTCAGCGCTGGTGTCTTCGCGCAATTCAAGCGCGAACCCTGTGCAGATCGTGTCGTCCAAGCAAATCCAGCAAACTGGTGCGACGACGCTGAATGACTTTTTCTCCCGCCTGCCTTCAATGGGTTCCAGCGGCACAACGAACACCGCGACCAACGGCGGTGGCGGTGTAACCTGTGCTGATCTGCGTAACCTCGGAACGAAGCGCGTTTTGGTGCTGATCGACGGCAAGCGTGCGTCCATGAATGGCCGTAACAACTGCATTGACTTGAACGCGATTCCTATCCAGCAGATTTCAAGTGTTGAAATTCTGAAGGACGGTGGCTCAGAACTTTACGGTGCTGACGCTGTTTCAGGCGTAATCAACATTAAGCTGCGCCATGACCTGAACGACGCCAACATCACCGTGCGTGGTGGTATCACCGGCCAAGGCGATAACCAGACGGGTATGATCTCTGGCTATAAAGGTTGGAACTTCGACCACGGTAAGGGCAACCTGACACTGTTCGGTTCGTACATGACCCAAGGTGGCGTTATGCAGCGTGACCGTTCATGGGCCAGCCCAGTGCAGCTGACGAACAACCCAGGTGGTGCAGCAGCCAACACATTTGGTTCTGGCTTCTCTGATATTGCACGCGTAACGGGCTCCGGCGTAAACGTTGGCGTTGCCCCGGATGGTACCGTGCTGGGCCGCTGGAACAACAGCTATCGTTACAACTTCGGACCACGTGCGAGCTTAACGAACCAGCTGCAGAGCTCAAACCTCTCTGGCGATACGCATTACGAGATCAACCATCACTTCAATGTTTACTCGAATGTGCTGTACTCGCACCGTACGAGCTCAACATTCATGGCGCCAAACCCATTTAATGGGTCGATCCAGCCTAGCACCTTGCCGTCTGTTTTGAGCGTTCCTGCGAACGACCCGCGCAATACGTTTGGAACGAATGTCGGTGTTATCAAGCGTTTCACCGAATTTGGTGACCGCCGTACCGAAGTTGCGTCAGACACAGTAACGGCAAAGTTCGGCGTGAATGGTGACGTAGCATATGGTTGGAAGTACGACGCGTCTTACACCTATGGTGCGAACCGAACCAACACGAAGACGCTGAACATTGGCTCCTACACCAACCTGCTGAACGCGTACGGTTTGCGTCAGGTTACACCGGGAAGCTCCGCTAGCGCACTGGCGTATGACCCGTCTGTTTGCCCGAGCTTTGGTTGCTCAAGCCCGTTCAAGGCGCTGTCTCCGGAAGCGGTGTCTTACGTGAACAGAAACGTAAGCTCTGATGCGGCATATTTCCTGCGTGACTGGAACCTGCGTTTCCATAACAACAGCGTTGTTCACATGCCATGGGCACATGGTGGTGCGCTTGGTATCGCTATGGGCATGGAGCGCCGTGGCGAGCAGCTCAGCAACAAGCCTGATCCGTTGGTTCAGAGCGGCGAGAGCATGACCAATACTGTGCTGCCAACAAGCGGTGGCTTCCACGTAACGGAAGGCTATCTTGAAGGCCAGCTGACGCTTCTGCACAACGCATTTCTTGCAAAAGACCTGACGATTGATGGTCAGGGACGTATTTCTGCCTACAACACGTTCGGCGCAGCGAAAATCTGGAAGGGCTCAATCAGCTGGGCACCTGTTTCAGACATCCGCTTCCGTGGTACATTGGGTACGTCTTTCCGTCAGCCAAACGTAAACGAGCTGTATGGTGGTCGTAGCATTTCGTACAACACTGCCAGTGACCCGTGTGACATGAACCGTGTCAATTCCTACGGTGCAGCATCGGCTATTGTTGCGGCAAACTGTGCCCGTCAAGGCATTGATACAAAGACCTTCACGCAGTCCGGCAGTGCGCAGGTGCCAACCATTGGTGGTGGTAACACGCAGTTGCAGCCAGAAGAGGGACGTACCTACACCTTCGGTACGGTTATCACGCCACGTTGGATTCCAGGTCTCTCCCTCTCGGGTGAATACTGGCACTACTCCATCAGCCACATGATCTCTGCTCTGCCGACAACATACATCCTGAACAACTGCTATGACGGCTCCAACACCTCATTGTGCAGCCAGGTAAACCGCTTGTCTAACGGGCAGATCAGCACGGTTTCAGCTTATGCTCAGAACATTGGCGCTCTGCGTACAAGCGGTGTTGATTTTGACTTTGACTACCGTCACCACATCACCAGCAACGATATTGTTTCTGTTTCCAACAATTTCCAATATCTGTTGAACTACAAGCAACAGTTCGTGCCAGGCGGTGCGTTCAGCGATTACACCGGCGCGTTGCTTTACAATAACGGTTCGGGCAACCCACGCGTACGTGACTACACGACACTTGGTTGGACACATGGTGCAGTCAGCATCAACTACATGTTGCAGTTCACGGGTGGTATGCGCTGGAACGATACGTCCAAATGGGAGCCAACAACCTCCGGTCGTTATAAGACGCCTATGATGATCCAGCAGGATCTGAGCGCCTCTTACCGTCTGAACCGTTGGAACTTCACGGGTGGTATCCAGAACATCACAAACAAGAAGCCTCCGTTCGTAACGAGCGGCAGCGACAACAGTGTGGGTGCTGTCTATGGCGGTTTCTACCCTGGTCGTTACATCTTCCTGCAGGCAGGTATCAGCCTCTAA
- the mltG gene encoding endolytic transglycosylase MltG has product MPPGFGKKLAWLAVPFAFLASAVVGYGHYTDPGPAPEGHIVVVPRGGVGQVSASLQNAGVLAPTWSSGIFFKLAAVVTRQDGALHAAEFSFPARVSVAHILLILRHGHPVEHMLTFPEGLTVKRMELILQQAPFLKGDIPPLAEGQLFPETLALPLGTQRSTVVERLSHMMAERLQKIWAGRDVASLDGVIHTPQDLLVLASLIERETALPEERPMVARVFVNRLQLGMKLQTDPTVIYGVSDGMGTLDRPLEHDDLLAPGPYNTYLNAGLPPGAICSPSLSSLEAAAHPATGQALYFVANGRGGHRFAATLDEHNRNVQHLRDGN; this is encoded by the coding sequence TTGCCACCGGGCTTCGGCAAAAAGCTGGCCTGGCTGGCTGTGCCTTTTGCCTTCCTTGCCTCCGCTGTAGTGGGCTACGGGCATTATACTGATCCGGGGCCAGCCCCTGAGGGGCACATAGTTGTTGTGCCTCGGGGTGGGGTCGGGCAGGTTTCGGCCTCTTTGCAAAATGCCGGCGTTTTAGCGCCTACATGGTCTTCAGGGATATTTTTTAAGTTAGCGGCCGTCGTGACGCGTCAAGATGGCGCCCTCCATGCTGCGGAATTTTCTTTCCCTGCACGAGTGTCGGTCGCCCATATCCTTCTTATCTTGCGGCATGGTCACCCGGTTGAGCACATGCTGACCTTCCCGGAAGGTCTGACCGTCAAGCGCATGGAACTGATTCTCCAGCAGGCACCTTTTTTGAAGGGGGATATTCCTCCCCTGGCCGAAGGGCAGTTATTCCCTGAAACTCTGGCTTTGCCGCTAGGTACTCAACGCTCAACAGTTGTTGAGCGTCTCAGTCATATGATGGCCGAGCGGTTGCAAAAAATATGGGCCGGGCGCGACGTTGCTTCTTTGGATGGTGTCATTCACACACCGCAGGATTTGCTGGTGCTGGCATCTCTGATTGAGCGTGAAACGGCGTTGCCCGAAGAGCGCCCGATGGTCGCACGGGTTTTTGTCAATCGTCTGCAACTAGGCATGAAACTGCAAACGGACCCGACCGTGATTTACGGTGTAAGCGATGGTATGGGCACCCTTGATCGGCCTCTTGAGCATGATGACCTTCTCGCGCCCGGCCCTTATAACACGTATCTGAATGCTGGCTTGCCGCCGGGAGCAATTTGCTCCCCAAGTCTTTCTTCCTTAGAAGCAGCGGCCCATCCGGCAACGGGGCAGGCGCTTTATTTTGTTGCTAACGGACGCGGTGGGCATCGCTTTGCGGCAACGCTTGATGAGCACAACCGAAATGTTCAGCATCTGAGAGACGGAAATTAG
- the fabF gene encoding beta-ketoacyl-ACP synthase II, translating into MTGNATNGRRIVVTGIGVVSPLAVGAEATWKRLLAGQSGIGRITHFDPSELPAQVAGEVPVGPTEEGGLTLADWVGVKDQKKMDRFIHLGLAAAIQAVQDSGWTPETEEDRCATGVMIGSGIGGLQTIYEGSLTVASGKARRLSPFFIPSALINLISGHLSIRYGFKGPNHAAVTACATGVHAIGDAARLIQHGDADVMVAGGAEAAICALGIAGFSSARALSTASNDAPEKASRPWDRDRDGFVMGEGAGVVVLEELEHAKARGAKIYGEIGGYGLSGDAHHITAPAEGHEGAFRAMKAALRNSGMDASQIDYVNAHGTSTMADDLELDAVERFFGDHAKNLAMSSTKSAIGHLLGAAGAVEAIFCLQAIRDNVAPPTLNLDNPARESVIDRVAHEAQQRKINVALSNSFGFGGTNASIILKRFEG; encoded by the coding sequence ATGACCGGCAATGCAACTAACGGACGGCGCATCGTCGTAACAGGAATCGGTGTGGTAAGCCCGCTTGCCGTTGGCGCTGAAGCGACGTGGAAACGTTTGCTCGCGGGACAGTCCGGCATTGGACGCATCACGCATTTCGACCCCTCTGAACTCCCAGCACAAGTGGCTGGTGAAGTGCCGGTTGGGCCAACAGAAGAAGGTGGGCTGACGCTCGCTGACTGGGTTGGCGTAAAAGACCAAAAGAAGATGGATCGCTTTATCCATCTGGGTTTGGCTGCGGCTATTCAAGCCGTGCAAGATTCTGGCTGGACACCTGAAACAGAAGAAGATCGTTGCGCAACGGGTGTAATGATCGGCTCTGGTATCGGCGGCCTACAGACAATTTACGAAGGCTCTTTGACGGTTGCGAGTGGCAAAGCACGACGCCTGTCGCCGTTCTTTATTCCTTCGGCACTGATCAACCTGATCTCTGGCCATCTGTCGATTCGTTACGGCTTCAAAGGGCCTAACCACGCGGCTGTTACAGCATGTGCAACAGGCGTCCATGCGATCGGTGACGCGGCACGTCTGATCCAGCACGGTGATGCGGATGTGATGGTTGCTGGTGGTGCTGAAGCTGCCATTTGTGCGCTTGGTATTGCAGGCTTTAGTTCAGCACGTGCATTGTCCACGGCATCAAATGATGCGCCTGAGAAAGCGTCTCGTCCTTGGGATAGAGACCGTGACGGCTTCGTCATGGGCGAAGGCGCTGGCGTCGTTGTTCTTGAAGAGCTTGAGCATGCGAAGGCTCGCGGTGCCAAAATTTACGGCGAAATTGGCGGCTACGGTCTGTCAGGTGACGCTCACCACATCACCGCTCCTGCTGAGGGCCACGAAGGCGCATTCCGCGCTATGAAGGCTGCCCTGCGTAATAGCGGTATGGATGCGAGCCAGATTGATTACGTCAATGCTCATGGTACATCCACCATGGCTGATGACCTTGAGCTTGACGCTGTAGAGCGATTCTTTGGTGACCATGCCAAGAATTTGGCTATGTCATCAACCAAATCCGCTATCGGGCATTTGCTTGGTGCCGCGGGTGCTGTTGAGGCTATTTTCTGCTTGCAGGCAATCAGGGACAATGTTGCACCACCAACCCTGAACCTCGACAATCCCGCGCGTGAGAGCGTCATTGACCGTGTGGCACATGAGGCGCAGCAGCGTAAAATCAATGTCGCCCTGTCAAACAGCTTTGGCTTTGGTGGCACGAATGCCAGCATCATCCTTAAGCGGTTTGAAGGCTAA
- a CDS encoding acyl carrier protein: MSDIADKVKKIVVEHLGVEESKVTPDASFIDDLGADSLDTVELVMAFEEAFSVEIPEDAAEKIGTVKDAIDYIEKQKAA; encoded by the coding sequence ATGAGCGATATCGCTGATAAGGTGAAGAAGATCGTCGTAGAACATCTCGGCGTTGAAGAAAGCAAAGTCACACCAGACGCGTCTTTCATTGACGATCTGGGCGCAGACAGCCTCGACACAGTTGAGCTGGTTATGGCTTTCGAAGAAGCTTTCTCGGTTGAGATTCCTGAAGACGCTGCTGAGAAGATCGGCACCGTTAAGGATGCGATCGACTACATCGAAAAGCAGAAGGCTGCTTAA